In one Pseudoliparis swirei isolate HS2019 ecotype Mariana Trench chromosome 23, NWPU_hadal_v1, whole genome shotgun sequence genomic region, the following are encoded:
- the gtpbp1 gene encoding GTP-binding protein 1 isoform X1 yields the protein MASMAAAHEPGIRPGSIPLADALVPASIFAPDRGGCGDDAEDECFEDRDMFNGELEDCGVDFTNKLALVSPNGEQYDSLLRQLRDRMEEGCGETIYVVGTGSDGCDWGLEEKDMEASAATVRSMCEQVDADLISLRERTEAAGLVRDYLIRRRVGELDFLEVRVAVVGNVDAGKSTLLGVLTHGELDNGRGFARQKLFRHKHEMESGRTSSVGNDILGFDQQGQVVNKPDSHGGSLDWSKICEKSSKVITFIDLAGHEKYLKTTVFGMTGHLPDFCMLMVGSNAGIVGMTKEHLGLALALNVPVFVVVTKIDMCPANILQETLKLLQRLLKSPGCRKIPVLVQNKDDVIVTASNFSSERMCPIFQISNVSGENMELLKMFLNLLSSRTSYHDDQPAEFQIDDTYSVPGVGTVVSGTTLQGLIRLNDTMLLGPDPLGSFIPIAVKSIHRKRMPVKEVRGGQTASFSLKKIKRSSIRKGMVMVSPRLCPQATWEFEAEILVLHHPTTISPRYQAMVHCGSIRQTATILSMNRDCLRTGDKASVHFRFIKTPEYLHCDQRLVFREGRTKAVGTITKLLQSTNNLPSNFKPPQIKMQSTKRAPPRKYDGTTATDDEVATTAPSATQPGEGDEEPQIKEGNKENKPKTGGGRRRGGQRHKGKGQNISTISTPAPSGIGGS from the exons GGGGTCGACTTCACCAATAAG CTGGCACTTGTTAGTCCAAATGGAGAGCAGTATGACTCGTTACTTCGCCAGCTGCGGGACAGAATGGAAGAGGGATGTGGAGAGACCATCTACGTGGTCGGGACGGGCTCAG ATGGTTGCGACTGGGGTCTGGAGGAGAAGGACATGGAGGCCTCAGCAGCCACAGTGCGCTCCATGTGTGAGCAAGTGGATGCCGACCTCATTTCTCTCCGAGAGCGGACTGAGGCTGCAGGTTTGGTTCGCGACTATCTGATCCGACGGCGTGTGGGTGAGCTGGACTTCCTGGAGGTCAG GGTTGCAGTCGTGGGTAACGTGGATGCTGGTAAGAGCACTCTGCTGGGAGTGTTGACGCACGGAGAGCTGGACAACGGGAGGGGTTTTGCCCGGCAAAAGCTCTTCAGACACAAACACGAGATGGAGAGTGGCAGGACCAGCAGTGTGGGCAACGATATCCTGGGCTTTGACCAGCAGGGACAG GTGGTAAACAAACCAGATAGTCACGGAGGAAGCCTGGACTGGAGCAAAATCTGTGAGAAGTCCTCCAAGGTCATTACCTTCATCGACCTGGCCGGCCATGAGAAATACCTCAAGACCACTGTGTTTGGGATGACCGGACACCTGCCTGACTTCTGCATGCTCatg GTGGGCAGTAACGCAGGTATCGTAGGGATGACCAAAGAGCACCTGGGCCTGGCCTTAGCCCTGAATGTGCCCGTGTTTGTCGTGGTGACAAAGATAGACATGTGTCCAGCCAACATCCTGCAAG AGACATTGAAGCTGCTCCAGAGGTTACTGAAGTCCCCCGGCTGTAGGAAGATACCCGTGCTGGTGCAGAACAAGGACGACGTCATAGTCACGGCTTCAAACTTCAGTTCGGAGAG gatgtgTCCCATCTTCCAGATCTCCAATGTGTCTGGCGAGAACATGGAGCTGCTCAAGATGTTTCTCaacctgctctcctccaggaCGTCCTACCACGACGACCAGCCCGCTGAGTTTCAGATCGACGACACCTACTCTGTACCG ggAGTGGGAACAGTCGTATCAGGAACCACCTTACAGGGACTCATACGTCTGAACGACACGATGCTACTCGGGCCCGACCCGTTGGGCAGCTTCATCCCCATTGCCGTCAAATCCATCCACCGCAAGAGAATGCCTGTGAAGGAGGTCAGAGGGGGCCAGACCGCCTCCTTTTCCCTCAAAAAG ATCAAGCGTTCGTCCATAAGAAAGGGCATGGTGATGGTTTCCCCGAGGCTGTGCCCGCAGGCTACTTGGGAGTTTGAGGCCGAGATCCTGGTACTGCATCACCCGACTACGATATCCCCCCGATACCAGGCCATGG TCCACTGCGGCAGCATCAGGCAGACCGCCACCATCTTGTCTATGAACAGAGACTGCTTACGGACTGGGGACAAGGCGTCGGTCCACTTCCGCTTCATCAAAACCCCGGAGTACCTGCACTGCGACCAGAGGCTGGTGTTCAGGGAGGGCCGCACCAAGGCGGTGGGCACCATCACCAAG CTGTTGCAATCCACCAATAATTTACCATCCAATTTTAAACCTCCACAAATCAAAATGCAGTCTACAAAGAGGGCGCCGCCGCGAAAATACGACGGCACCACGGCAACCGACGACGAAGTAGCAACGACGGCGCCGTCGGCAACACAACCG GGCGAGGGAGACGAGGAGCCTCAGATAAAAGAGGGCAACAAAGAGAACAAG CCaaagactggaggagggaggaggaggggcggccAGAGGCACAAAGggaaaggtcagaacatcagcACCATCTCCACTCCGGCCCCCTCAGGAATCGGAGGTTCCTAA
- the gtpbp1 gene encoding GTP-binding protein 1 isoform X2: protein MASMAAAHEPGIRPGSIPLADALVPASIFAPDRGGCGDDAEDECFEDRDMFNGELEDCGVDFTNKLALVSPNGEQYDSLLRQLRDRMEEGCGETIYVVGTGSDGCDWGLEEKDMEASAATVRSMCEQVDADLISLRERTEAAGLVRDYLIRRRVGELDFLEVRVAVVGNVDAGKSTLLGVLTHGELDNGRGFARQKLFRHKHEMESGRTSSVGNDILGFDQQGQVVNKPDSHGGSLDWSKICEKSSKVITFIDLAGHEKYLKTTVFGMTGHLPDFCMLMVGSNAGIVGMTKEHLGLALALNVPVFVVVTKIDMCPANILQETLKLLQRLLKSPGCRKIPVLVQNKDDVIVTASNFSSERMCPIFQISNVSGENMELLKMFLNLLSSRTSYHDDQPAEFQIDDTYSVPGVGTVVSGTTLQGLIRLNDTMLLGPDPLGSFIPIAVKSIHRKRMPVKEVRGGQTASFSLKKIKRSSIRKGMVMVSPRLCPQATWEFEAEILVLHHPTTISPRYQAMVHCGSIRQTATILSMNRDCLRTGDKASVHFRFIKTPEYLHCDQRLVFREGRTKAVGTITKLLQSTNNLPSNFKPPQIKMQSTKRAPPRKYDGTTATDDEVATTAPSATQPPKTGGGRRRGGQRHKGKGQNISTISTPAPSGIGGS, encoded by the exons GGGGTCGACTTCACCAATAAG CTGGCACTTGTTAGTCCAAATGGAGAGCAGTATGACTCGTTACTTCGCCAGCTGCGGGACAGAATGGAAGAGGGATGTGGAGAGACCATCTACGTGGTCGGGACGGGCTCAG ATGGTTGCGACTGGGGTCTGGAGGAGAAGGACATGGAGGCCTCAGCAGCCACAGTGCGCTCCATGTGTGAGCAAGTGGATGCCGACCTCATTTCTCTCCGAGAGCGGACTGAGGCTGCAGGTTTGGTTCGCGACTATCTGATCCGACGGCGTGTGGGTGAGCTGGACTTCCTGGAGGTCAG GGTTGCAGTCGTGGGTAACGTGGATGCTGGTAAGAGCACTCTGCTGGGAGTGTTGACGCACGGAGAGCTGGACAACGGGAGGGGTTTTGCCCGGCAAAAGCTCTTCAGACACAAACACGAGATGGAGAGTGGCAGGACCAGCAGTGTGGGCAACGATATCCTGGGCTTTGACCAGCAGGGACAG GTGGTAAACAAACCAGATAGTCACGGAGGAAGCCTGGACTGGAGCAAAATCTGTGAGAAGTCCTCCAAGGTCATTACCTTCATCGACCTGGCCGGCCATGAGAAATACCTCAAGACCACTGTGTTTGGGATGACCGGACACCTGCCTGACTTCTGCATGCTCatg GTGGGCAGTAACGCAGGTATCGTAGGGATGACCAAAGAGCACCTGGGCCTGGCCTTAGCCCTGAATGTGCCCGTGTTTGTCGTGGTGACAAAGATAGACATGTGTCCAGCCAACATCCTGCAAG AGACATTGAAGCTGCTCCAGAGGTTACTGAAGTCCCCCGGCTGTAGGAAGATACCCGTGCTGGTGCAGAACAAGGACGACGTCATAGTCACGGCTTCAAACTTCAGTTCGGAGAG gatgtgTCCCATCTTCCAGATCTCCAATGTGTCTGGCGAGAACATGGAGCTGCTCAAGATGTTTCTCaacctgctctcctccaggaCGTCCTACCACGACGACCAGCCCGCTGAGTTTCAGATCGACGACACCTACTCTGTACCG ggAGTGGGAACAGTCGTATCAGGAACCACCTTACAGGGACTCATACGTCTGAACGACACGATGCTACTCGGGCCCGACCCGTTGGGCAGCTTCATCCCCATTGCCGTCAAATCCATCCACCGCAAGAGAATGCCTGTGAAGGAGGTCAGAGGGGGCCAGACCGCCTCCTTTTCCCTCAAAAAG ATCAAGCGTTCGTCCATAAGAAAGGGCATGGTGATGGTTTCCCCGAGGCTGTGCCCGCAGGCTACTTGGGAGTTTGAGGCCGAGATCCTGGTACTGCATCACCCGACTACGATATCCCCCCGATACCAGGCCATGG TCCACTGCGGCAGCATCAGGCAGACCGCCACCATCTTGTCTATGAACAGAGACTGCTTACGGACTGGGGACAAGGCGTCGGTCCACTTCCGCTTCATCAAAACCCCGGAGTACCTGCACTGCGACCAGAGGCTGGTGTTCAGGGAGGGCCGCACCAAGGCGGTGGGCACCATCACCAAG CTGTTGCAATCCACCAATAATTTACCATCCAATTTTAAACCTCCACAAATCAAAATGCAGTCTACAAAGAGGGCGCCGCCGCGAAAATACGACGGCACCACGGCAACCGACGACGAAGTAGCAACGACGGCGCCGTCGGCAACACAACCG CCaaagactggaggagggaggaggaggggcggccAGAGGCACAAAGggaaaggtcagaacatcagcACCATCTCCACTCCGGCCCCCTCAGGAATCGGAGGTTCCTAA